One Labrys wisconsinensis genomic window, CTTCAACGGCTCCGGGAGAGCCTGCCGCAACTTCCCCGAACGATCAGCTCGTGCCTCAGCACCACGTTTTCCGCCTTGCCTGCGCCCTCGGTCAGGTTGCGGAGCAGGATGCGCCCGCCGGCACGGCCCATGTCGCGGCGTGGAATGTGGATGGTGGAGAGCGGCGGGTTCATGACGACGCTGAAGGGAATGTCGTCGAATCCAACGAACGACATGTCGTCCGGCACCCGGATGCCTTTTCCTGTGGCGAGGCTGATCGCGCCCATGGCCATTTCGTCGCTGGCGCAGATGATCGCGGTCGGCCGGTCGGGCAGTGCCAGGAGCCGCTCCATCGCTTCGATGCCAGCCTGGATGTTGAAGGCCTGTGAAGGAATGACGGCGGGATGGGCGCCGGCCGACCGCATGGCCCGCCTGTACCCTTCCGCGCGGGCCTGGAAGGTCGGGCTGTCGAGCGGTCCGCTCAGATGCACGATGCGGCTGTGCCCGAGCGCCAGCAGATGGGCGACCGCAGTCTCCATCGCCGCCCTGTTGTCGATATTGACCTGCGGGATGCGCTTGTCGGGCACCATGCGCGTGACCGCGACGACATGCTGCTCGTAGTTCGGAAAATTGCGCACGACCTCGGGCAGCAGGCCGGTCATCAGGATGATGCCGTCCGCGGCGCCTGTCAGAAGCTGGTTGGCGAGGATCTCCTGTCGCTCCGGGTCGTTGTGCGTGCTGCCGACGAGCACGCTGTAACCATGCTCTTGCACGGCCTCCTCGATCCCGAGCACGACCTCCGGGAACGTCGTCGCGGCGATGTTGCCCAGCAAGACGAGAATCTGGTTGGAGGACCGGCTTCGCAGCATGCGGGCGCCGTGGTTCACGACATAGCCCGTCTCCTCCACGATGCGTCGGATCCGCTCCTTGGTTTCTTCCGTCACGCGCGGGGAGTTCGCCAAGGCCCGGCTGACGGTCGAGATGTCGACCTCCGCCATGCGGGCGATGTCCGTCATCGTCGGGCGCTTGTGCCTGGCCTGATCCATCTTCTCCTGCCTGCCGACATCTGACCCTGGCCGGCTTTCCGCTTCGACCAACTGACACGAACCGATGTCGAGAGGCGGAAAATGCCGGGAGCGGGCTGCGCCCACACCTTCCTGACTGTAGCGGATTCGTCCCCGTCATAAAGTTGAAATGACGCCGTTGACTCTCGTACAAACGTTTGTATAGTTCGGTACATACGATTGTATCGGGAGATGACAGCGTGCCGACAATATCGGTTCAGCTCTACACGCTGCGCGCGATCGAGGACGATGCCCGCATGCTCGATGCGGTGGCGCAGGCCGGCTACGACCATGTCGAGCACTACGGGGCGACCTTTGCTCGCGCGGGCGCGCTGGCGCCGCTGATGGCCGATCGCGGCATCAAGGCCAGCGGCAGCCATGTCGCGCTGCAGGACCTCAGGGACGACATGTCCCGCGTTGCCGCCAATGCAGCCACGCTCGGCATGACATCGCTGTTCGTGCCCTCGGTGCCGGTGCCGCAGCGCGACATGGACGCCGCAGGCTGGCGCGGGCTCGGCAAGGAGCTCGCCGGGCTCGCGGACGCGGCGGCCGGGCACGGCCTGACCCTCGGCTATCACACGCATGATTGGGATTTCCGCCCCAAGGAAGAGGGCAAGGCGGCGCTCGATCTGGTGTTCGAGGCGGCGGGTTCGGCGCCCGTCGAATGGGAAGCCGACATCGCCTGGCTGGCGAAGGCAGGGGTCGATCCGCTGGCCTGGCTGGACCGTTATTCCGATCGCCTGTCCGCGGTCCATGTGAAGGATCTGGCGCCTGCCGGCACCAACGAGGAGGAGGCGGGATGGGCCGATGTCGGCGCCGGCGTCCTCGATTGGCCGGTGCTCTGGCGGGCTGCGCTGTCCAGGGGCGCCGAGGTCATGGTCGTCGAGCATGACAAGCCGCTCGATCCGGCGAGGACCGTCGCCGGCGGCCTCCGCTACATCCGGGACACTCTGCTTTGACCCGCCGTCCCATGAAGATCGGCATCATCGGCTGCGGCGTCATCAGCGGCGCCTATCTGAGAGGCGCTGGACGCTCCTCGCGCCTGTCCGTCGCGAGCGTGGCCGACATCGATGCGAGCGCCGCCGGAGCGCAGGCCGAGGCGTTCGGCGTGCGGTCCCGCACCGTCGAGGCGTTGCTGGCCGACCCGCAGATCGGTCTCGTGGTCAACCTCACCGTGCCGGCCGCCCATGCGGAGGTCAGCGGCCGGATTATCGAAGCCGGCAAGCACGTCTATTCCGAAAAGCCGCTGGGCGTCAGCGCAGCCGAGGCCCGCCGGCTGATCGCCCTCGCCCAGGCCCGCGGCGTGCGCATCGGCTGCGCGCCCGACACGTTTCTCGGCGCTGCGCATCAGGCGAGCCGCGCGCTGATCGATGCCGGTGTGATCGGGACGGTGCTCAGCGGCTCCATGAGCGTTCTTTCGCGCGGCATGGAAGCCTGGCATCCCAACCCGGATTTCTTCTTCAGGCCGGGCGGCGGGCCGGTGCTCGACCTCGGGCCTTATTATGTGACGCAGCTCGTCAATCTGCTCGGGCCGATCGCTTCGGTCGCGGCCACGTCCGGGATGGGCCATGCCTCGCGCACCATCGGCAGCGGCCCGCGCGCGGGTGAAACGGTGCCGGTCACGACACCGACCAGCTACAGCGCCTTGCTGACTTTCCGTGGCGGCGCGCGCATCAGCTTCGAAGCGTCGTGGGACGTCTGGAAGCATCAGCGTGTGCCCATCGAGCTCTACGGCACGGAAGGCAGCCTCCTGGTTCCCGACCCGAATTTCTTCGGCGACGAGCCGCGGGTGAGCCGGCGCGGCGGCGACTGGGAGCGGGTCGACATTTCCGCCTACGCGTTCGGAACGCCGAACCGCACGCTGCGAACCGGCCGCGCGGTCGCAGACCACCGTTCGATCGGCGTGGTCGACATGGTGTCGGCGATCGCCGAAGGGCGCGCCCACCGCGCCGATGCCGGTCTCGCGCTGCACGTGCTGGACGTCCTGGAGGCGATCGACGCGTCCGCGAGCAGCGGCGCTTTCGTCGAGATTTCCTCGACCTGCGAGCGGCCGGAACCACTGCCGGCCGGCTCGGACGAGGCGGTCTTCGACACCGCCGTCAGGTCCGCGAGGGCGAGCTGATGGACATCCGCCGCACGAGGTTCCGTCTCGCCGTCGAAGGGAGCATCCGCAATGCCCGGTCCTAGGGTCGTCGCGGTTCAGGGCGACGAGGCCGCGCCCGCGAAGGTCGATGTCGTCGTGGTCGGCGGGGGCATCGTCGGGGCGTCGACCGCGCTGGAGCTGGCCGAACGCGGCATCAGCGTGGCGCTGTGCGAAAAGGGCGGCATCGGCAAGGAGCAGTCGAGCCGCAACTGGGGCTGGGTGCGGCTGTCGCGGCGCGACCCGCGCGAAGTTCCGCTGATGGTCGAGGCGATGCGCATCTGGGACGGCCTGGATCGCCGCATCGGCCGCGATACCGGTTTCACCCGCTGCGGCATCGTCTTCGCCTGCGCTTCGGACGCCCAGCTCCAGCAATACGACGACTGGCGGCGCAACCTGGAAGGCTACCAGATCGAGACGCGGATGCTCAGCTCCGCGGAGTATGCGGCGATGTTCCCGGGCCTTCGCGGCCGGGTTCGCGGCGCCCTCTATACGCCGACGGACGGCCGTGCCGAGCCGCAGAAGGCGGCGCCGGCGATAGCCGAGGCGGCCCGCGCCAAGGGCGCCGCGATCCTGACCGAATGCGCGGTGCGCGGCGTGGAGACGAGCGCCGGTCGCGTCAGCGCCGTCGTCACCGAGCTCGGCCGCATCGCCTGCAGCCAGGTCGTCGTGGCGGGCGGGGTGTGGAGCAACCTGTTCTGCGGCCGCCACGACATCGATGTTCCGCAGCTCAACGTCATGAACTCGGTGCTGCGGACGAAGCCGCTCGAAGACGGGCCGTCCCAGACGCTCTGGACGCGCGATTTCGCGGTGCGGAAGCGCCAGGATGGCGGATACACGATCGCATCGGGCCACGCCAACATCGTCGACATCGTCCCCAAGTCCTTCCGCTACGGCTGGAAATATCTGCCGGCCTTCCGCGAGGAATGGCGGTCGCTGCGCTTCCGGATTTCCCGACGCTTCTTCGTCGAAGCATCCATGCCGCGGCGCTGGGCCATGGACGAGGCCAGCCCGTTCGAACATGCGCGCGTCCTCGATCCGGTGCCCTCGCAGCGCCATACCAAGGGCGTCCTGAGACGTGTCGCCGAAGCATGGCCGGCCTT contains:
- a CDS encoding LacI family DNA-binding transcriptional regulator; the protein is MTDIARMAEVDISTVSRALANSPRVTEETKERIRRIVEETGYVVNHGARMLRSRSSNQILVLLGNIAATTFPEVVLGIEEAVQEHGYSVLVGSTHNDPERQEILANQLLTGAADGIILMTGLLPEVVRNFPNYEQHVVAVTRMVPDKRIPQVNIDNRAAMETAVAHLLALGHSRIVHLSGPLDSPTFQARAEGYRRAMRSAGAHPAVIPSQAFNIQAGIEAMERLLALPDRPTAIICASDEMAMGAISLATGKGIRVPDDMSFVGFDDIPFSVVMNPPLSTIHIPRRDMGRAGGRILLRNLTEGAGKAENVVLRHELIVRGSCGRLSRSR
- a CDS encoding sugar phosphate isomerase/epimerase family protein produces the protein MPTISVQLYTLRAIEDDARMLDAVAQAGYDHVEHYGATFARAGALAPLMADRGIKASGSHVALQDLRDDMSRVAANAATLGMTSLFVPSVPVPQRDMDAAGWRGLGKELAGLADAAAGHGLTLGYHTHDWDFRPKEEGKAALDLVFEAAGSAPVEWEADIAWLAKAGVDPLAWLDRYSDRLSAVHVKDLAPAGTNEEEAGWADVGAGVLDWPVLWRAALSRGAEVMVVEHDKPLDPARTVAGGLRYIRDTLL
- a CDS encoding Gfo/Idh/MocA family protein, whose product is MKIGIIGCGVISGAYLRGAGRSSRLSVASVADIDASAAGAQAEAFGVRSRTVEALLADPQIGLVVNLTVPAAHAEVSGRIIEAGKHVYSEKPLGVSAAEARRLIALAQARGVRIGCAPDTFLGAAHQASRALIDAGVIGTVLSGSMSVLSRGMEAWHPNPDFFFRPGGGPVLDLGPYYVTQLVNLLGPIASVAATSGMGHASRTIGSGPRAGETVPVTTPTSYSALLTFRGGARISFEASWDVWKHQRVPIELYGTEGSLLVPDPNFFGDEPRVSRRGGDWERVDISAYAFGTPNRTLRTGRAVADHRSIGVVDMVSAIAEGRAHRADAGLALHVLDVLEAIDASASSGAFVEISSTCERPEPLPAGSDEAVFDTAVRSARAS
- a CDS encoding NAD(P)/FAD-dependent oxidoreductase; amino-acid sequence: MPGPRVVAVQGDEAAPAKVDVVVVGGGIVGASTALELAERGISVALCEKGGIGKEQSSRNWGWVRLSRRDPREVPLMVEAMRIWDGLDRRIGRDTGFTRCGIVFACASDAQLQQYDDWRRNLEGYQIETRMLSSAEYAAMFPGLRGRVRGALYTPTDGRAEPQKAAPAIAEAARAKGAAILTECAVRGVETSAGRVSAVVTELGRIACSQVVVAGGVWSNLFCGRHDIDVPQLNVMNSVLRTKPLEDGPSQTLWTRDFAVRKRQDGGYTIASGHANIVDIVPKSFRYGWKYLPAFREEWRSLRFRISRRFFVEASMPRRWAMDEASPFEHARVLDPVPSQRHTKGVLRRVAEAWPAFGRAEIAQTWGGYIDITPDAVPVISAVDALPGFHIATGFSGHGFGIAPAAGRLMADILTGRPPVVDPTPFRFSRFSDGSKIELMPDMR